A stretch of DNA from Pirellulales bacterium:
AGGGCGTCGGTTGCGGCAGCTCGTCGAGCGCCTCGGTCCACAGACTGGAGCCGACGTAGCAGTCCTCGAACGTCTTCGGGTTGGAGTGGCCCAGCGATTTGCGGCCCGCGATGGGGTTGATCCGCGCCATCTTGGTTCCGTGGAGTCGGCGGACGCCGTGGAAACCGAACTGGCGCTCGCGCGGCAGTCCCGCTTGGCGCAGGATGCGGCGGCGCGTCTCGTGCAGCCAGCTTTCGGTATGGGGCCAAGGGAAGATGCGTACGCGGTCGGTGCGTATCCGTTCGACGGCCGCGACGGCGGCGGCGTTGAGCGGGATCTTGTGCGCGTCGCCGCGTTTGTAGGCGCGGCCGGCCGGGATGTCCATCACCATCGACGCGTACTGCTCGTCGTGGCGCAGCCAGGCATATTCCAGCGCGCTGAGCGTGCCGATGCGCATGCCCGTGTTGTAGTCGAACTCGAACAGGCTGCGCCACCACTGGGCGGGCTCGACGCCGGTGCGCCGCTGTTGGGGCGTCTTGGCGGCCGCGCAGGCGGTGAGGATGCGGGCGATCTCGTCGAGGGTGAAAACCTCGGTGACGTCCTTTTTGCGCTGCCGCGGCCGCTCGATCCAGGGCACGTCGGGCAACAGTCCGGTGCCTTTGCGGTTGTGGCGCGACTTGGGGCCGGCGGCGTCCAAGACGGTCTGCGCGTGGAAGCAGTGCTTGCGGATCGTGTTGGGGGAGAGCGTGGCGCCTTTTTTGAGTCCGGTGACCTGAGCCAGTTCGCGGACGAACTGGGCGCAGGTGAAATCGTCGATCAAGGCCAGTGGCGGATCGAGCGTGAACTTGCGCCAATAGGCGATCGACTCGCGGTATTGCTGGATGTTGCGCGGCGCCGCGCCGCGCGCGACGAGGCAGACTGGCCAAAAATACTCGCGGAAGAACTCGGCGAGCGTCATTTGCGGCGAGAGCGCGGCGGCGCTGTCGGCGGCGCTGGGCTCGCTGAAGAGTCTGAGCGTGGTGGCGTGGCGCTCCGTGCATCGCAGTCCCTCCATGGCGCTTCGGTCGATTCCGGTGGCCATTTTTCGGCGCTCCGCGTGGTGGGCGGCTCACGTGCGCGCAGCGGCAAGGCGCTCCGTCAGTCAGCCGGACCATCCGTGCGCGCGTGGCCGCCAGCGGCACAGTGGGTGTGTCGCTGGCGGCCGGTGGCGCGCCATGGAGCCAAACTCGTTGCATCTGGGGCCTACCGACGACAGGCGAACAAACGGCCGCGCCGGCAGACTCGCTACTGGGGTGGCGAGGGCCGACACGTTCGGCCTCAGATGCTCCCGAGAATGGGGGCAAGAGAGTTGAATCGCGCACCTCGCGGGCGTGCGGTTCACACGTGTACGAGCGTCTCGCCTGTCGTTACGTTGGCGGTCCGAAGACCGCACTTCTTGTTGCGAGCGAAACTTTGGCGCGCGATCGGCGTCTTGTCAAGCAGATTTTTTTTGGCCGGCGTGGCGCCGCGCGCCGATAAGCATAGAGCAGCGCGGCGCAGGATGCTGCGCAAATCGTTCGCCCGCTGGCGGCGCAGCAAGGGGTGCACGCGAGAATGCGCGTGAAAAAAAGAGGGCGTGCGGGCGGAATCTTTGCAACAAGAAGTTTCTGAAACGACAGGCAAGCCTGCTTCTTCAGTCCACCCGCACGCCGTGTCTTGCCATCAGCGGATATTTGTTCCGCTGAACTATTGGGGGCTAGGCGGCGTTCTCCGGAACGCGCTCGAGGCGATTGCGAATCGCATCGACGATCGCTTGCGCGCGGTCACCGCCCGGCAGGTTGGAGTGATCGGGCTTGGCGAGTTCGGCTTTGACCGTCTGCACCAGTTCCGAGCTTTCCAAGAGTGATCGTAGGATGCTGAGCGCATCGGTTTTGCCTGCGATCAGTTTGTCGGCCCAGATTGGCGGCTGTTGTCCGATCGACATTCCCTCGGGGGCAACCGCTTGGACATTTGGCTTGCGCGCGTCTCGATTTTCCATTTCATCTCCTTCGCGAAAACTGCAAAAACTCCGTTGGCCAAAGTAGCGGCGCAGGGATTCGAACCCCGGACACGCGGATTATGATTCCGCTGCTCTAACCAACTGAGCTACGCCGCCAAGGTTTCCGCCAGCACCGGGGTGCAACCCTCTATGCTGTTGGAAGTTACCAAGGATACCGCCCATCTCGCCAAGCGACAAGCGGCCGATTTTGGCGCCTGAAGCTAGCGGTTTGGAACGCCAGCGGGGCTGAGTCTGGGCGCCTTGGCAAAGGATTGACGCTGCGGCAGGGCAACGGGTTCGTTCCGCTAATTCGGGCAGGCTAGACAACTCCGACCGCGTGGCGTCTCCCAATTCGATCAATGGCGCCGGCTGTTCCGATTGTTAATCACAGCGCCCCAGTATGCGCTGGGGACTGTGATCATGGCTTCGGCCGCCAGCAAATCGTGAATCGCCATGGAAAGTTGTCCACGCACGACGAACGCCGCGCGGCGCGCTAACCGCGCGCTGGTCGTATGGGGACTATTGACGCTTGTTTCGGTGGCGAGCGGTTGCACTTCGTTTCGCGAGTGGTGGGCCAACGGCCTGAAGGTGGGCCCCAACTATTTGCGGCCACCGGCGCCAGTCGCCAACGACTGGATCGACGCCGCCGACGCCCGAGTGGAGACGCGGGCTCCTGATCTCAGCCAGTGGTGGACGGTGTTCCGCGATCCGGCGCTGGACGCCTTGGTGCAAAACGCCTTTCGGCAGAACATCACGCTCCGCGAGGCGGGCTTTCGCGTGTTGCAGGCGCGAGCGCAGCGCGCGATCGTGGTGGGCGAGTTCTTTCCGCAGCAGCAGGATATGTTCGGCGGCTATCAGCGGATTGGCGTGAGCAAGGCCAACGCCAACACCTCGTTTCTGCCGGCGCGGTTCTTCGACCAATGGCAGGTGGGCTTTGGCCTGGTGTGGGAGCTGGATTTTTGGGGACGCTTTCGCCGGGCGATCGAGGCCGCCGACGCCGATTTGGACGCTTCGGTGGAAGGCTACGACGCGGTGTTGGTCACGCTGCTGGCCGACGTGGCGCGCTCGTATGTGGAGTTGCGCACGGCGCAGCAAGAGATTGAGTACACCGAGCAGAATGTCGTGTTGCAGCGACAAACGCTGACCTTCGCCGAGGCGCGGTTTCGGGGCGGCACGGCTAGCGAGCTCGACGTCGACCAGGCGCGCAGCAACTTGGCGCAAACCGAGGCGCTGATTCCGCAGCAGCGACTACGAATGCGGCTGGCGAACAACCTGCTATCGATCCTGTTGGGCATGCCGCCACAGGATTTGGTGGCGCGATTGGGCAAGGCGCCGATACCGAACGCGGGGCCCCAGGTGGCCGTTGGCATTCCGGCGCAACTATTGGCGCGGCGACCGGACGTGCGCCGCGCCGAACGCCAAGTGGCGGCGCAGAGCGCGCGGATTGGCGTAGCCGTCTCGGAGCTGTATCCACACATTGGCATTGGCGGAACGCTAGGCTGGTCGTCGCGCAACTTCAGCAACCTGATGGACTCGGACGCGCTGTATGGCAACGTGGGGCCGACCTTTCAGTGGAATGTGCTGAATTATGGCCGCATTGCGAACAACATTCGCCTGCAAGACGCGCGCTTGCAGGAGCTTATCGCGACGTATCAACAGCAGGTGCTGGTCGCTGCCCGCGAGGCGGAGGATGGCCTGGCGCGGTTTCTACAGTCGCAGGAGGTAGTGCGTTATCAAACCGAGAGCGTCGTTGCCAATCAGCGGGCGGTGGAGATTTCGCTGGTGCAATACAAGGGGGGCCTCACCGATTTCAACCGCGTGGCCTTGCTGCAGCAAAACCTGGTGACGCAGCAGATTGTGCAAACGCGAGCGCGGGGCGAGGTGGCGCTGGGGCTGATCGAGGTGTACCGCGCGCTCGGAGGCGGTTGGGAACTGCGGTTGCGCCCCGTGCCGCCGGTCTTGCTGCCGCCGGCTGGCCCCAATGCGCCGGCCGAGGCGGTGCCGCCGCCACCGCCACTGCCCGCGGGGGAACAAGCCGTAAAATCACCGCCGGCCGCGCCACGCGCCGCGGCGGTTGCTGGTCCGCCGGCTTTGAGGCGATAGCACGATGCAGATCACATGGCGCACGATGGAATGGCGTCGGCCCCATTGGGGCGCCGTCTTAGCTGCGCTGGCCGCACATTGCGCCATGCTATTGTTTACGCCATGCCGGGCCGCCGACGCGGTCTGTGAGTTTCGCGCGTTTCGCCCGCGGGTGCCGTGCCATTGCCCCGACGACTACCTGCATAAGCCGCTGCCGCTGACCTGCCAAGCGCGCTGTTGTTGCGCCGACTGCTATCAGCAGAAGCCGTTGCCGCCGGCGCCGTGCTGTGTGCCAGGAAAGCACTGCGACAACTATTGTTGCAAGTCGGGTTTTGTCTGGCTCTTCAAAGGAGAGCCTTGGTACCGGTGCGCGCCACAGCGACTACCCGATTGCCTGGACCCGCCTCCGACCACTACGGCGCCACCTCAATCGGCGCCGTGAGGCGGCATGGCAGACGATTGTGAGCCGGCATTCGCGTGCGCCAGCGCATGCGTGGCGTCGACGGGCGCCGTTGGCGCGGGGGGGGCGCCGACCGGACGCGACTCGGATTGGGTGAACCACATCAGCACGTAGTAAAAGATCGGCGTGAGCACCACGCCAAAGAAAGTGACGCCGATCATGCCGGTGAACACCGCCGTGCCGAGCGACTTGCGCATCTCGGCGCCGGCGCCGTGGCCAATGACCAGCGGCAGCACGCCGAGGATAAAGGCGAACGAGGTCATAATGATCGGCCGCAATCGCAAACGCGCCGACTCGATGGTGGCCGCGCGCAGCGGTTGTCCGGTGTCTTGCAATTGCTTGGCGAATTCGACGATGAGGATGGCGTTCTTGGCGGCCAACCCAATGAGCACCAGAAAGCCGATCTGCACGAAGATGTCGATCGGCAGCCGCGCGATGAGCATGCCGACCACCGACGACAACAGGCACATGGGGACGACGAGGATCACCGCCAGCGGCAAGCGCCAGCTCTCGTATTTGGCCGCCAGCACGAAGTAGACCAGCGTGGCGCCAAAGGCGAACACAAACAGGCCAACATTGCCGGCCATGATTTGCAGGTAGGTGATTTCGGTCCATTCGTAGGTCAGCCCCAGTCGGGCGGCGATTTCGCCCACGGCGGCGATTGCGTCGCCAGAGCTCACGGTGGGCGCGGGAACGCCGTTGACCGCGGCCGAGGTGTACATGTTGTAGCGCATCACCGAAAGTGGGCCGCCGATGTCTTTGAGATCGACCAGCGTGCCGAGCGGCACCATCTCGCCACGGCGGTTGCGGACCTTGAGTTGTTCGACGAAGCCGGGGCGCGTGCGATAATCGGACTCGGCCATGACGTTCACCTGCCAGGTGCGCCCGAAGCGGTTGAACAAGTTGACGAAGTAGCCGCCCATGTAGACTTGCAAGGTGTTGAACACATCGTTGACGTCGACCAGCAGCGATTCGCATTTGGTGCGGTCGATATCGACGAAGACTTGCGGGGCCTCGGCGCGATACATCGAAAACACGCCGGCGAAGCGCGGGTCTTGGTTGGCGGCCTGCACAAATTCGTCGGTCAAGGTCTGCAATTGCGCCAGATTGACGTAGCCACGCTGCTCGACCTGCAACTTGAAACCACCCGCGTTGCCGAGGCCTTGAATGGGCGGCGCGCGAAAGACGCCGACCACCGCCTCTTGAATGCGTTCGGCGCACAGATGTTGAATCTTTTGAGCGATCACGGCGTCGTAGCGATCGTGGTCGCGGCGGAGCTTGAAGTCGTCCAGAATAACGAAGGCCGATCCGAGATTTGAGCCGGCGGCGCCCAGCAGGAACGACTGCCCTGCGATGCTCAGCGTGTGCGCCACGCCGGGCACACCGGGATACTCTTGCGGCCGCTGGGGATCGCCGAGCGCCAGATGGACCACCTCTTGCATCACCTCTTGCGTGCGCTGCACGGAGGCGGAGTCGGGCAACTGCACGTTGAGCAGCAGGTAGCCTTGGTCCTGTTCGGGGATGAAGCCAGTCGGCGCGCGCTGCATGGTCCAGCCGGTCAGCCCCAACAGACCGATGTACGCGATTAGCGCCACGACGCTGATGCGCAATAGTCCGGCGACCATGCGGCCATACAGGTTGGCGAACAAGTCGAACACCGCGTTAAAGCCGCGGAACAGCGCGCCGAGCACCGCATTGACATACCGAATGATGAACCAGCCAATCGCCCCGCCGACGAACAGGCCGGGCACAAAGTAGAGGCTCCACGCGCCCCAGTTTCGCCAATCGCTATACGCGGCCTCTGGATCGAGCGCCGGGAAAACTCCGACGCCGGCCAAAGAACGTCGCGCTAGCCATACTGATACGAAACCACCCACTAGCGCGAAGAACCACCACGGCAGGGCCTCGCGCACGTGCTGGTGCTGTCCGTCGTGCCCTGGTTGAGTCTTGAAGACGGTCACGGCGCGCGAGGGGGTCAAAGTCATGGCGTTGATGGCGGAGATGACCATGGCCGACGCGATGGTGAGCGCGAATTGCCGGTAGAACTGGCCGCTGACGCCAGGGATGAACGCGCTGGGGAGGAACACGGCGATCAACACCAGCGTGATGGCCAAAATTGGCCCGGTGATTTCTTCCATCGCCTTGATGGTGGCGCTCTTGGCATCGAGACCCAGGGCCATTTGGCGCTCGACGTTCTCCAGCACCACGATGGCGTCGTCGACCACGATGCCAATGGCCAGCACCAGCCCGAACAACGTGAGATTATTCAGACTGAAACCGAGCATGGCCATGACGGCGAAGGTGCCGATCAGGGCGACCGGCACATCGAGCATCGGCAGGATCATGGCCTTCCAATCCTGCAAGAACAGAAGCACGACAATCGCCACCAGCAACACGGCGTCGCGCAGCGTCTTGAAGACCTCTTCGACCGACTGCTCGATGAACGGCGTGGTGTCGTAGACGATCTTGTAGTCGAGCCCGCGCGGAAAGCGCGCCTTGAGCTCGCTCATCTTTTTCTTGATGGATTCGGCGGTGGACAGCGCGTTGGAGCCAGGGAGTTGAAACACGCCGAGTCCGACCGAGGGGAGACCATCGAGACGGCAAATTTGGTCGTATTGCTGCGCGGCCAACTCGATGCGGGCGACATCGCGCACGCGCACAACCTGGCTGGCGATCTGGCCGCCCGATTCGTCGATTAAACCCGTTTTGACAATGATGTCGCCAAATTGTTCGACGTCTTCCAGCCGGCCCAGCGTGCTCATAGTGAGCTGAAATTGCTGCCCGGTCGGCACTGGCTGTTGGCCAATCTGTCCGGCGGCGACCTGCACGTTTTGGCTTTGGATGGCCTGAACCACATCGCCTGTGGTCAGATTGCGGCTAGCCATTTTGTCGGGGTCGAGCCAGACGCGCATGCTGTAGTCGCGCTGCCCGAGAAAGTTGATGTCTCCAACCCCTTCGAGCCGCAGTAGTTCGTCTTTGATCTGAATGGTGGCGTAGTTGCTCAGATACAGGTCGTCGAGCGAGGCGTCTGGCGAAAAGAGGTTGACCGCCAAGAGAAAGCTGGGGGAGCGCTTCTTGGTGATGACCCCTTGCACCTGCACCTGCGAGGGCAATTGCGGCATCGCCAGCGACACTCGGTTTTGCACCAGTACTTGCGCCATGTTCAGGTCGACGCCGAGCGCAAAGGTGATCGTCAGGTTGTAAGCGCCGTCGTTGGTGCATTGCGACGACATGTACATCATCCCCTCGACGCCGTTGACCTGCTGCTCGATCGGCGCGGCGACCGAATCGGCCACCACCTGGGCGTTGGCGCCGGGATAGATGGCCGTTACTTGCACGGTGGGGGGAGTGATGTCGGGGTACTGCGCGATGGGCAGCATCAGCGCGGCCGCGAGTCCGACCAGCACGATCACAATCGAAACGACCCAGGCGAAGATCGGGCGTTCGATGAAGAAGCGACTCAGCATACGGCTCCTAACGACACGTTGGCGGCGCAGTTACTGTCTGGCCTGAGCCATGGCCGAGGGATCTTCGAGGGGTTTGGGATCGACGGTTGTGCCGGGCCGCGCTTGTTGCAGTCCGGCTACAATCACTTGATCGTCGGCGGCTAAACTCGCGACCCCTTGCTCTCCCTGGCGCGCGGGCCGCAAGCCTTGTTCGGTCTTGACGAGTGGCACGGGGCGCACCACCTGCTTGCCCGCATCCAGTTGGGGCCCCAGTTCCACTGGCCGAATCTCCACCACATTGTTCTTGTTCACCACCAACAAGAAGTGCTGACCCTGGTTGCTGTTCACGGCGGATTGCGCGATCACCAATTCTTGGGTGGGCTGCCCCATGGGCAGGCGCACGCGCACAAACATGCCCGGTTGAAACGCGCGTTGCCCCTCGGCGGTGATTTGCGGGTTCTCCAGAATGCAGCGCAGTTGAATGGTGCCGGTGGCCGCGCTGACCTGGTTGTTGACGAAATCGAGCCGGCCCGAATGGGGATAGTCCGATCCCTCGTTGGCCAGGCCGATATCGATCTTCACGACGCCCCCTTCGGAAATCGGCTTGATCTTGCCCTCGCGCATCAGTTGCTTGGCGCGCAAGAGCGTGCGTTCGTCGACGTCGAAGTAGACATAGATGGGGTCTTGCGAGACGACCGTGGTGAGGAGCGTGGTGTCTTGCCGGACCAGGTTGCCGACGCTGAGCAGATTGCGTCCCACGATGCCGTCGATCGGAGAAACGACGTCGGTGAATTTGAGATTGAGCGCGGCCGATTCGCTGCTGGCCTGCGCCGCGCGCAGCGAGGCGTCGGCTTCGGCGGCCGCGGACTCGTAGCGGTCGAGGTCTTGCTGGCTGATAGCGCCGGGCGTTTTGGCCACATCGTGGCCACGGGCCACATCGGCTTGGGCGAGCGACAGTCGCGCCTTGGCGAGCAGCACCTGCCCCTCG
This window harbors:
- a CDS encoding TolC family protein; this translates as MESCPRTTNAARRANRALVVWGLLTLVSVASGCTSFREWWANGLKVGPNYLRPPAPVANDWIDAADARVETRAPDLSQWWTVFRDPALDALVQNAFRQNITLREAGFRVLQARAQRAIVVGEFFPQQQDMFGGYQRIGVSKANANTSFLPARFFDQWQVGFGLVWELDFWGRFRRAIEAADADLDASVEGYDAVLVTLLADVARSYVELRTAQQEIEYTEQNVVLQRQTLTFAEARFRGGTASELDVDQARSNLAQTEALIPQQRLRMRLANNLLSILLGMPPQDLVARLGKAPIPNAGPQVAVGIPAQLLARRPDVRRAERQVAAQSARIGVAVSELYPHIGIGGTLGWSSRNFSNLMDSDALYGNVGPTFQWNVLNYGRIANNIRLQDARLQELIATYQQQVLVAAREAEDGLARFLQSQEVVRYQTESVVANQRAVEISLVQYKGGLTDFNRVALLQQNLVTQQIVQTRARGEVALGLIEVYRALGGGWELRLRPVPPVLLPPAGPNAPAEAVPPPPPLPAGEQAVKSPPAAPRAAAVAGPPALRR
- a CDS encoding site-specific integrase → MATGIDRSAMEGLRCTERHATTLRLFSEPSAADSAAALSPQMTLAEFFREYFWPVCLVARGAAPRNIQQYRESIAYWRKFTLDPPLALIDDFTCAQFVRELAQVTGLKKGATLSPNTIRKHCFHAQTVLDAAGPKSRHNRKGTGLLPDVPWIERPRQRKKDVTEVFTLDEIARILTACAAAKTPQQRRTGVEPAQWWRSLFEFDYNTGMRIGTLSALEYAWLRHDEQYASMVMDIPAGRAYKRGDAHKIPLNAAAVAAVERIRTDRVRIFPWPHTESWLHETRRRILRQAGLPRERQFGFHGVRRLHGTKMARINPIAGRKSLGHSNPKTFEDCYVGSSLWTEALDELPQPTP
- a CDS encoding efflux RND transporter permease subunit; amino-acid sequence: MLSRFFIERPIFAWVVSIVIVLVGLAAALMLPIAQYPDITPPTVQVTAIYPGANAQVVADSVAAPIEQQVNGVEGMMYMSSQCTNDGAYNLTITFALGVDLNMAQVLVQNRVSLAMPQLPSQVQVQGVITKKRSPSFLLAVNLFSPDASLDDLYLSNYATIQIKDELLRLEGVGDINFLGQRDYSMRVWLDPDKMASRNLTTGDVVQAIQSQNVQVAAGQIGQQPVPTGQQFQLTMSTLGRLEDVEQFGDIIVKTGLIDESGGQIASQVVRVRDVARIELAAQQYDQICRLDGLPSVGLGVFQLPGSNALSTAESIKKKMSELKARFPRGLDYKIVYDTTPFIEQSVEEVFKTLRDAVLLVAIVVLLFLQDWKAMILPMLDVPVALIGTFAVMAMLGFSLNNLTLFGLVLAIGIVVDDAIVVLENVERQMALGLDAKSATIKAMEEITGPILAITLVLIAVFLPSAFIPGVSGQFYRQFALTIASAMVISAINAMTLTPSRAVTVFKTQPGHDGQHQHVREALPWWFFALVGGFVSVWLARRSLAGVGVFPALDPEAAYSDWRNWGAWSLYFVPGLFVGGAIGWFIIRYVNAVLGALFRGFNAVFDLFANLYGRMVAGLLRISVVALIAYIGLLGLTGWTMQRAPTGFIPEQDQGYLLLNVQLPDSASVQRTQEVMQEVVHLALGDPQRPQEYPGVPGVAHTLSIAGQSFLLGAAGSNLGSAFVILDDFKLRRDHDRYDAVIAQKIQHLCAERIQEAVVGVFRAPPIQGLGNAGGFKLQVEQRGYVNLAQLQTLTDEFVQAANQDPRFAGVFSMYRAEAPQVFVDIDRTKCESLLVDVNDVFNTLQVYMGGYFVNLFNRFGRTWQVNVMAESDYRTRPGFVEQLKVRNRRGEMVPLGTLVDLKDIGGPLSVMRYNMYTSAAVNGVPAPTVSSGDAIAAVGEIAARLGLTYEWTEITYLQIMAGNVGLFVFAFGATLVYFVLAAKYESWRLPLAVILVVPMCLLSSVVGMLIARLPIDIFVQIGFLVLIGLAAKNAILIVEFAKQLQDTGQPLRAATIESARLRLRPIIMTSFAFILGVLPLVIGHGAGAEMRKSLGTAVFTGMIGVTFFGVVLTPIFYYVLMWFTQSESRPVGAPPAPTAPVDATHALAHANAGSQSSAMPPHGAD
- a CDS encoding efflux RND transporter periplasmic adaptor subunit — translated: MCRTFRSSLLIGLALPLFAGCGAEHQAPHAGGPQVVRVSRPELREVTDYVYFTGRSEAVESVEVRSRVTGYLVDIDFKSGAEVTKGQRLFKIDPRPYQAEFDQAEGQVLLAKARLSLAQADVARGHDVAKTPGAISQQDLDRYESAAAEADASLRAAQASSESAALNLKFTDVVSPIDGIVGRNLLSVGNLVRQDTTLLTTVVSQDPIYVYFDVDERTLLRAKQLMREGKIKPISEGGVVKIDIGLANEGSDYPHSGRLDFVNNQVSAATGTIQLRCILENPQITAEGQRAFQPGMFVRVRLPMGQPTQELVIAQSAVNSNQGQHFLLVVNKNNVVEIRPVELGPQLDAGKQVVRPVPLVKTEQGLRPARQGEQGVASLAADDQVIVAGLQQARPGTTVDPKPLEDPSAMAQARQ